The Streptomyces sp. NBC_01439 genome contains the following window.
GGGCCCGGTGCAGTGGCCGGCCGCCCCGGGCGGGCCGGACCGCAACCCGGTCCGCTACCTCAACGACGGGGTCAGCCAGACCCTGACCGAGCGACCGGACGGCACCCGCCCCCGACTGGTCTTCCCGACGTCCACGGGACGGGCCGTCTTCTTCGCCCGTCCGCACCTGCCGGACGGCGAACTCCCCGACGACGACTACCCGTTCGTGCTCAACACGGGCCGCCTGCAGCACCAGTGGCACACCCTGACCAAGACCGGCAAGGTCGCCAAGCTGGGCAAGCTCAACCCCGGACCGTTCGTGGAGATCCACCCGCAGGACGCGGCCGCGCTCGGCATCGAGGAGGGCGACGGGGTGGAGGTGGCCTCCCGGCGCGGGCGGGCCGTGCTGCCCGCCGTCGTCACCGATCGGGTCCGGCCCGGGAACTGCTTCGCCCCCTTCCACTGGAACGACCTGTACGGCGAGTACCTCAGCGTCAACGCCGTCACCGACGACACCGTCGACCCGCTCTCCTTCCAGCCCGGGTTCAAGATGTGCGCGGTGACCTTGGCCAAGACGCGGGCCCCGGTTCCCGCGGCGGCCCTGCCGGCCGGCACGGGCGCGGGATCCGGGGCCGCCGGGGCCGGGGCCGGATCCGGATCGGGCATCGTCGCCGCGCTGGCCCGTCCCGCGACGGCCGCCCCGCCCGACCCCGCCACGGCCGCCCCGCCCGACCCCGCCACGGCCGCCCTCGCCTGCGTGTTCGGGCTGGAGGACCGGACCCCGCCCGCCCTCTCCGACCGGGAACGCCAGTACCTCGCCGGTTTCCTCGCCGGGCTGGCCTCCGCCCCGCCCGGCCCGGGAGTCCCCTCGCTGCCCGCCGGCGCCCCCTTCGAGGCCGGGCACGCACTCTGGGTCGACGGCGTGCTCGCCGGCACGTACGCGCGTACGGCGACCGCCCTGGCCGGCGCTCCCCCGGCCGTTCCGGCCACCGCTCCCGCCGCCCCGGACCGGCCGGCCCGGCACACCACGGTCCTGTGGGCCTCGCAGACGGGCAATGCCGAGGAGCTCGCGGCCACCGTCGGAGCGGCCCTGACCGGGAGCGGCTCCCCGGCGAGCGTGCACGGCATGGCGGACCGCACGGCGGCCGCCCTGACGCCCGGTACCGATCTGCTGGTCATCACCAGCACCTTCGGCGACGGCGACGCGCCGGACAACGGAGCCGCGTTCTGGGAGTCCCTCAGCGCTGCCGACGCGCCCCGCCTCCAGGACGTCCGGTACGCGGTGCTCGCCCTGGGGGACTCCGCCTACGACGCCTTCTGCGGCCACGGCCGCCGGCTCGACCGGCGCCTCGAAGAACTCGGGGGCCGGCGCCTGCTGCCCCGCGTGGACTGCGAGCCCGACTACGAGGAGCCCGCGCGGCGGTGGCTGGAGCAGGTGCGCGAGGCGCTCGTGGCCGCCCCGGACCCGGAGCAGCCCGTCGCGGGGCCCCGGCCCGCGGCGGACCGCCGAGCCCCCCACACCGCCCGACTGTCCGGCAACCGGCTGCTCAGCCTGCCCGGAGCCGCCAAGGAGGTCCGCCGGTTCACCTTCGACCTGGGCGAGGACGGCCCGGCGTACGAGGCGGGAGACGCCCTCGGGGTCCAGCCGGTCAACTGCCCCGGCCTGGTGACGCAATGGCTGGCCGCCACCGGTCTCTCCGCGGACGCGGAGGTCGCCGTACCCGGCCGCGACCCCATGCCGTTCGCCGAGGCCCTCCACCGGCACCTGGACATCACCCGGCTCACGCCCGACCTGCTGCGCTTCATCACCGAGCACACCGGCGACCGCACGCTCAAGCAGTTGACCCGCCCCGACAACAAGGACGGCCTGGCCCGGTGGACCTGGGGGCGACAGCCCGTCGACGTCCTGGCCGAGTTCCCGGTGCGGATCGGTGCCCAGGAGTGGGCCGAGCGCCTACGGCGCCTGGGACCCCGCCTCTACTCGATCTCCTCCAGCCCGCTCGTCGACTCCCGCCGGGTCAGCCTGACCGTCTCGGTCCTGCGCTACGAGGGTCCGGGCGGCCACCACCGCACGGGCGTCGCCTCCGCCTTCCTCGCGGACGCCGAACCGGGCACGCCCGTACCGCTGTTCGTGCAGGGCTCGGCGCACTTCCGCCCGCCCGCGGGTGCGGACACCCCGGCGATCATGATTGGTCCGGGGACCGGCATCGCACCGTTCATGGCCTTCCTCGAACACCGCCGGGCGCTCGGCCACCGGGGCGGAAACTGGCTGTTCTTCGGCGAACAGCGCCGCGCCACCGACTTCTACTACCGCGAGGAGCTGGCGGAACTCCACCGGCACGGCACGCTCACCCGGCTCGACCTGGCCTTCTCCCGCGACCAGCGGACCAAGGTCTACGTCCAGGACCGCATGCGCGAGCACGGCGCCCAGGTGTGGTCCTGGCTCCAGGACGGCGCCCACTTCTACGTGTGCGGCGACGCGAGCCGAATGGCCAAGGACGTGGACCGGGCACTGCGCGACATCGCCATGACGCACGGGGGCCTCGACGCCGACGAGGCCGCCGCGTACCTGAAGCAGCTCTCCGCCGCCAAGCGGTACGGCCGCGACGTGTACTGAGCGTGGAGGACCTGGCCGCCGACAGCGAGGGCGATACGGGGCGCCGGGCCTGGAGGACAGGACGTCGGGCCCGCCGTGACGAGCGCTGTGGATCGCGTCCATGGCGACCTCCTCTGCGCGGCGAGTGGACAGGGAATCAGGTGACCGGAGCTTCGTGTGCGGCGTCCTCCTTCGCCGACGTCCGTGTCCGGGGCAGGACGAGACGGGTCAGGGCCAGTCCGATCAGGCTCAGCACCGCGCCCGCCAGGCCGGTCCACCGCAGAGCACCGGCGGCGGCGATCGCGCTACCGATGACCGAGCCGGCTGCGGCCCCCAGGTTGAAGGCGCCCACGTTGACGGAGACCGCCAGGCTCGGCGCGGCACCCGCGTGGTGCAGGATCAGTCCCTGCAGCGGGGCGATGGTCGCGGTGGCGAACAGACCGAGTACCAGGACCGCTGCCACGGCGGTGGGCTGCCACACCACGGCGAACGGGAGGAGCAGGAGCGTCCCCGCCAACCCGCCGAAGACCCCGCGTACGGTGGCGCTCATCGACTTGTCGGTCAGCTTTCCGGCGGTGATGTTGCCGAGGAAACTACCCGCGCCGTAGGCGAGCAGCAGACCGGAGACCGCCGCGGCGGAGAAGCCGGAGACCCGAGTCAGCAGCGGGGCGATGTAGGTGAACACCGTGGCGACCCCGGAGAAGCCCACCGCGGTGGTGGCGATGGCGAGCACGACCGGCCGACGCGTCACCACGCGCACCTCGTCACGCAGTCGCGTGGACGGTGCTTCCTGCCGGGGCAGTACGGCGGCCAGGAGCACGGTGCCCACCAGGGACAGAACGGTCAGCACGGCGAATGGAGCCCGCCATCCGGCGCCCTGCCCGAGCAGTGCCCCCAGGGGCACTCCGAGGAGCGTGGCCACGGTGAAGCCGGAGGCCACGGTGGCGATGGCCGAGCCCGTCTTCTCAGCCGGGACCACCCGAGTCGCCGTCACCAGCGCCAGGGCCAGGAAGGCGGCGTGACCCAGCGAGGACACCACGCGGCCCACCAGGAGCAGGCCGAACGACGGCGCCACGGCGCTGATCGCGCTGCCGGCCGCGAACAGCAACATCAGCCCGATGGCGAGGCCCTTGCGCGGCAGACGCGAGGTCAACAGGACCATGAGCGGCCCTCCGACCACGACTCCGAGCGCGTATGCGGTCACTGCTTGTCCGGCGGTTCCCACGGAGACGTCCAGATCCTCGCCGACCTGGGGCAGCAACCCGGCGATCAGGTACTCCGAGGTACCCACGACGAAGACGCTCACGCACAATGCGGCGAGCGTCGCGAAACCCTTGTTCACCTTCATGCCGCAGACGCTAAAGTCTCACATCGGTATGAGAGTCAAGTCGAACGGGCCAGGTCCGCGCGGCCATCGGGAGGTCCTCGTGCGCATCGGTGAGTTGTCCCGGCGGACCGGCGTGGCCGTGTACTCGTTGCGCTACTACGAGGAGCAGGGTCTGCTGCATCCGCAGCGTCGCCCCAGCGGTTACCGGGAATACGTCGAGGAGGACGTTGCCGTTGTCCGCCGCATCCGCAGCCTGCTGGCCGCCGGCCTGGGCACCTCCACGATCACCGCGGTCCTGCCGTGCCTGCGGGACACCGGCGACCGTCTCGTCCCCACCTGCTCGGACCTGCTCGCCGACCTCCACCAGGAGCGCGACCGCATCGCCCAGGCCATCAGCGACCTTCAGGCTTCCATGGACGCGCTCAACGACGTCATCGCCGCGGCTCCGGCCGACGTCACCCGCAGGGCACTGGCTTCACTCGACGGGTGAACGAACCGGCTCTCACGAACGACCCACCGGACGATCCGCTCGCGCCGGTGCTTGGCGCACGGGGATTGTCGACACCTCCAATCTCGCCTGCTCAAGCGCTACGCGACTTGGGCCTTCGGACAAGCATTTGCCAGGTGATTGTCGAATATTGACCGCAGATGCAGGATGGTGTCGGCAGGTTGTGCGTGGAGGAGGTCATCTGATGGGCGAGGGAGATCACGGCAGCGCCGTCCGGGGCTGGCTGCGGGGGATCGAGGTCTTCGCGGGGCCCCTTCCGGAGTTCGAGCCGGAGCGGGCTCCGGCCGATCCCGTGCGGCTCTTCCTGTCCTGGCTCTCCGACGCCGTGGCGGACGGACTGCGCGACCCGCACGCGATGACCCTGTCCACCGTGGACGAGGCCGGCGACCCGGACGCCCGCGTGCTGCTCCTCAAGGGGGTGGACGATGCCGGATGGCAGTTCGCCGGGCACGGCTTCAGCCCCAAGGGACACCAACTGGCCGTCCACCCACGGGCCGCACTCACCTTCTACTGGCCCGAGCACGGTCGTCAGGTCCGCCTGCGCGGACCCGTGACGCCCGGCTCCGCCCAGGACAACGCGACCGACTTCCTGGGCCGGTCGGACACGGCGCGCGCCGAATCCCTGCTGGCCCGCCAGAGCCAGTACCTGGCGGATCCGGTGGAACGCGACCAGGCCCTGGAGAAGGCCCTGGCCCTGATCCGGCAGGAGCCATCGGCTCCCCCGCCGCCGACCGTTCCCCCCACCGCCGCCCGGACGAACGCATCGCCCGGTTCATCGCCGAGGCCCTCGGTGACTCCCGGACCGTTCTCGACGTCGGCGCCGTCGCCGAGGAACTACCCTTCATGGACGGTGAGTTCGACGCGACGATGACCCTGTTCGGCGTCCACCAGTGGCCCGACGTACGGGCCGGACTGCGCGAGATGCGGCGCGTGGCCCGAGGCCCGGTGGTCATCTTGACCTGTGACCCCGACCTGGTCCGGGACTTCTGGCTGTACCGGTACGCGCCGGAGGTCCTCGATACCGAGGCCCTGCGCCACCCGACCGTCGAAGAGCTGGCCTCGGCCCTGGGCGGCTCCGGCACGGTCCAGACCGTGCCCATCCCCCTGGACTGCACCGACGGGTTCAACGAGGCCTACTACGGGCGCCCGGAGGCACTGCTCGACCCGGCCGCCCGGCAGGCGTGCTCGGCCTGGAGCTTCGTCGACGACCGGGTGCGCGAGCACTTCGACCGGACCCTCCGCGCGGACCTGGAGTCCGGTGCCTGGGACGAGGAGTTCGGCCACCTGCGCAGTCGGCCGACCTACGAGGGATCGCTCGTGATCGTGCGCGCGACCCCGTAGGAAGCATCGGAAGAAGAGGACGAAAGCGATGTCAGTACCCGACCGGATGGACGAACGACTGCGCGCCCTGGGGCTGGTGGAGACCCAGCGCATGGCCGAGGCCCTCTTCGCCGCGACCGCGGCCCGCGGCCTCGTGGTGCCGGGCCGCGGTGGACGCGAGGCGAGCGATCGGATCGGGGACCTGGCGTGGGAACTGTTCGGCACGGCCGCACGCCTGCCCGGGCCCATCGTGCGCTCCGGCCCGCACGCCCTGCTCCCGTACGGCCCGGAGACACCGGACCGGGTGATCGGCGAGGACGACCTCGTCGTCGTCGAACTCGGTTCGGTGCTCGCGGTGTCCGAGGTCGGTTTCACCTCGACCCTCGTCTTCGGCGAGGACCCGGACAAGCACCGGCTCGCCCTGGACCTGCCGAGGATGTTCACCGCCTGCCGCGAGGCCTGCTCGCCGATGCGTCCCTCACGGGCGGGCGGTTGCACGCCAAGCTCCTGGCGCTCGCCGCCGGGGCGGGCTGGACGGTGGCCGGATGGCACTGCGGTCACCTGGTCGGGGCCGATCCCGCGACCGGAGTCCGGGACGCCCGGCCGGACGCGTACATCTGCGCGGAGAACGACCGTCCGCTGCGCCGGACCGTCGAGGGAGGGTGGCGGGCCCGCTGGATCCTGGAGATCCATCTGGTCGACCGGCGCCGTGGTTTCGGCGGCTCGTACAAGCGGCTGCTGGACCTCGTCTGAAGAATCGCCGGTCGGGCCGTTTGCCCATCATCAACCGGCCGTCAGACCAGCGGCACCGGAGCGCCGTCGTCCGTCCAGTCCGGGGGGATCGCGGCCAGCGCGTCGCCCACGGCGGCCCCCTGGAGGAAGGCGGCGCGGTACCCGTCGACGATCTGGGCCCGCGCGCCGTCCCAGACGACGGGCACCAGCCGGGTCAGTCCGGGGGCGGGTCGCGCCCGCCCGTGCACCGGTACGCACGGCAGGTGACCGAGGGCGCGTCCGGACAGGCCCGCGATCAGGGGGCCGAGCAGGGTGCGGGCGGCGACCAGCGCGGCGTACGGATTGCCCGGCAGCCCCACCACCCAGCGGTCCGGGGCCAGTTCGGCGAGCAGCATGGGGTGGCCGGGGCGGCAGGCGACCGTGTCGACGACCATCCGCGCCCCGGCCTCGTCCAGCAACCGGCGCAGTTGGTCGGTGGCGCCGACGGAGGTGGAGCCGGTGACCACGACGACGTCCGCGCCCCGCACCGCGTGCACGGCCCCGGCCAGCCGGCCGCCCGGCCGGTCGGGGACGTACCGCACGTCTTCGGTTGCGCCGCCGAGTTCGGCGACCAGCGCCGGGAGCAGTGGCCCGAGGGCATCGCGCACCCGGCCCGGTCCCGGCACGCCCGCGCGGTCCAGCTCGTCCCCGGTGACCAGTACTCCGACCCGGGGACGCGGCCGAACCGGCAGCGTGTCGTGGCCGCACGAGGCGGCGAGTCCGAGCAGCGCGGGGCCGATCCCGGTGCCGGCGGGGGCGAGACGGCGGCCCGCGGGGGCGTCCTCGCCCGCCCGCCGGACGTGCCGCCCCGGCGGCGGCAGCGGGCCGGACACCCGGCCGTCGTCCGTGGTCACCGCCGCCTCCAGTGGGAGCACGGCGCGGGCACCGGCCGGCACCTCGGCCCCGGTGGAGATCTCCACGCACTCCGCCGCGCCGAGCACGCCCGCCCACGGCGCGCCCGCGCGGACGGCGGCCCGTACCCGCCAGGGGCCGGTGCCGGACACCGCATAGCCGTCCATCGCGGCCGTGTCGAAACCCGGGAGCGGCTGCAGGGTGGGCAGGGCGTCGGCCAAGGTGAGTCCGGCGGCGTCGCGCAGGGGCACCCTACGGGCGGGCAGCGGGCGGGCAGCGCCGTGGGCCAGGACCCGGGCCCGCGCCCAGGACACCACCGGTGGCCGTGCCGGGACCCGGGGCACGGCAGCGGGGACGGGGGTGCAGACGTGACCGGAGGCGGGGGCGGGCGCGGGGGCGGGCGCGGGGGCGGGCGCGGTCGTCGGAAGCATGGACACGACTGTCGGCCCGGGGCGTTTCCGGTTCCCCCCGGGAGGGTTGCGGTTGCGCTCCGATCCGCTCACCTCCCGCGACACACGGGTGTGATCCCCCCGCACCGCCCCGGGGGCCGCACACCGGTCCGGTGTGCGGCCCCCGGGGCGGTGCGGGGGGGGATCAGGAGGCGGCGAGGGAGATCTCGGTCGACTTGATCAGGGCGACGACGGAGGTACCGGAGGCCAGGCCCAGGGCCTCGACGGCGTCCTTGGTGATCGCGGCGGTCAACTCCCCGCCCTCGACGGAGACCTTCACCGAGCCCATGGCGCCACCGGTCGCGACGTCCGTGACGGTGCCGGCGATCTGGTTGCGGATGGAGATGCCCTCGACCGGACCGGTCGCGAGGGACACCTCGGTCGCCTTCACCAATGCCTTGACGGAGGAGCCCTCGGCGAGGCCGAGGTCCTTGACGGCGTCGGTGGTGATGGCGGCGGTGATGTCCTGACCGCCGACCAGGCGCACCTTCACCGAGGCCATGGCCTCGCCGGCGGTGACAGCGGTGACGGTGCCGGCGATCTGGTTGCGGATGGACAGGCTCATGGAAAACACGCCTCACATGGTCGGAAACGGAACCGCAAGCACGTCTGTGACCTGCGTCATGGCCGAACGTACCCGATGGATTAGCGGGGCCGGAGCGCACCCATCGCATTCGCCAACCGAATGGGCGCAACCTCCTCGCGCATTCCAGAAAGGCCCGATCTCCTCTTACTTTCTCGGCCCTCCAACTGCCTGAACTGGGACTTTTGACCCGGTTGGCGGAATCGGCACCCCATCGGGCAAGGCTCGACGAATTGCAGATGCCGGCCTCCTGATGCCCCATTGGCCTTGGAACCGGGTACCCGGTTGCTGGTACGGGCCGGCGGCGCCACCCCGGCAGCCCGGCCCGACACCGCCCCCGACCGCCCGCCGGTGGAACTCGCCCGGGCCGCCGGCTCCGACCCGCTCTTCGCCGGGGCCACCCGGCCCTCCCCGGCCCTCCGGCCGGCCTGCGACCCGCTGGAACTGCCCGCCGGCGCCGTGGTCCTGGCCTCCTGCGACGGGTATCCGGAGCAGGCGTTCCGGATCGGCACCAGCGCCTGGGGCGTCCGCTTCCTGCCGCAGGGACTCCCTCTGGACCCCTGGGGCGAGCAGCTCCTCGGCCGGTTCGCCACCCTCGTGGCCGCCCGCGCCGAACACACCGCCACCCGGGCCTTCTTCACCCGCCGGGCCGACGCCTGGGAGGAGCGGTTCGCCTACCAGACCCCCGTCTACGAAGCGGCGATCGCCCGGCTGCGGCTGGCACCGGGCGGGCGGGCCCTCGACCTCGGCTGCGGCACCGGACGTGCGATGCCCGCGCTCCGGGCGCAGGTCGGACCCCGCGGCCAGGTGCTCGGCGTCGACCTCACCCCAGCGATGCTGGCCGCCGCCGCCCGGCACGGCCGCACCCGCCACGGGTCCCTCCTCGCCGCTGACTGCACCCGGCTCTCCTTGGCCTGCGCGTCCGTGGACGGCATCTTCTCGGCGGGGCTGCTCGACCACCTCCCGGACCCGACCGCCGCCCTGCGCGAATGGGCCCGCGTCACTGCGGCCGACGGCGTCCTGCTGCTCTTCCACCCGTCGGGCCGCGCGGAGCGCGCCGCCCGACACGGCCGCTCCCCCGGCCCCGACGACCTCCTCGCCGAGGGCAACCTCCGCCGCGCACTCGAGACCACGGGTTGGCAGCTGGAGGAGTACGAGGACGCCGCCGGTCACTTCCTGGCCCGTGCGGTGCCGCTCGGCTAGGCCTCCCTTTCGGATCTCGTCGGCCGAGCCCGCGACGGCCGTGCTCAGAGGCGGTGGATCCGCTCGATGCCGTACCAGTTCGAGACGCAGGCCGCGACCCAGTCCCGCTCGTAGTCGGAGGTGAAGAAGGGTTCGGCCAGGCTCCCGATGTGCAGGGGGCGGTATCCGAGGTCGGTGGCGCCCGCCGCGGCTTCGGTCCGGATGCGGTGGTTCTGGGCGTCCCACGCCACCGCGCGGGTGACCGTGGCGGTGGTGAGCTGCTTGACGCTCGGGACGAGCACGGCCAGCGAGACCAGTGCCAGTCCGGCCGCGACCGCGATGCCCGCCGGCAGGGCCGCGCCGGCGATCCCCCGGCGCGCCAGGTACCGGCGGGCCCACACCCCCAGCAGGACGCCGTAGGCGCACAGCGCCAGTTCCATCGGTACGAGGTAGTTCGTCCAGGTGCGGGCGTACGTCCAACCGGTCGGCCCGTAGCCGCTGCGCAGCCCCACCACCACCGCGAACGACCCCAGCACCACGACGAGCACCGGCAGCAACAGGAGGGCGACCAGCATCCTCCGCGGGACGGCCCGGCCCGATTCCCGTTTCCCGGGCGCGGGCACGGGCGCCGCGAGCCCGGCCCCCAGGCCCAGCAGGAGGCCGACGGCGGCGGCTCCGAGGTAGGCCCACTGGCCGGTGACCGTGTCCCACATGTGGAGCCAGTCCTCGTAAGTGCCGCGGAGTTCACCCGAGGAGAGCAGGGACTCCTTGGCCGGCTGCTGGGCGCGGCGCCACCGGGCGCCGGGGGACGTGGTGAGCACGATCAGCCCGCAGACGATCCCGGAGCACCAGAGCAGGCACCAGGTGAACGGGTGCCAGGTCCGCGCCAGCCCCAGGCGGGGCACGGCGAGCAGCCCCACGCAGGCCGCGAGGAGTCCGCTGACGAGGGAGAACGACTCGCTCAGCGTGCCGACCGCGAACCCGATGAGGAACGCCGCGGCGAAGCCGCCCGCACGCACGGGGGCCCGGGGTTGGCGGACGGTCCAGATGCCCAGCAGCAGCGCCCACACTCCGATGACGCTCGGAACGGTGTGGGAGATCGTGGCCGGTGCCCACAGCAGGACCTGGTAACTGCGCGTGCCGCCGTAGTAGATCAGGGCCTGGACGGCCAGGGAGGCGGCGAACAGGAGCAACACCGGGGGTCTCACGCCGAGGCACCGCAGGAACTGGATCCCGAGCAGGACCAGGCCGACGGTGAAGGCGACGGCGATGGCGGTCGGCAGGATCTTCATCCCCGTGAGTCCGTCGCCGTAGACGAGTCCGCTCAGGAAGGCATTGGTGATCCGGCCGTTCTGGGTGGCGTAGAAGTCGTGCGTGATGCCGAGGACACCCAGATCGCGGGACTTCCATGCGGCGCACCAGTCGTCCGAGGTGGGCCGTAGGTAGAGGCCGAGGAAGCAGCCGACGGCGATCAGGGCTCCGGCCGCCGCCACGAGGGAGCCGCCCGCGACCGGCAGGAGCCCACGGACGAACCGGCGGTTCCCCTCGGTCGAAGCAGTGCTCATCCACCAGTCCTTCGCAGCGAAGCGCGGCCGGACCGACGTCCAACGGCTCGTGCGCCTGCCGGTTCCGGTCACACCAATCTGCACGGTTCGCCGCTCACCGGCATCCGGGAGGAGGAGGTACGGGGTCGGGCCCGCGGGCCTCCTGCCGTGCGCCACCGGCGTCTTCTCCCCTGCTTCGGCAGCATCTGAGTCGCTGCATCGGTTACTCCGTCCGTTGCTCCGTGCGTGGTTCCGTGCGTGGTTCCGTGCGTTGCTGCGCCCGCTGCTCCGTACGGGAACGCGGGGCCCTTCGGGCCCTTCCCCTCCCGTCACCCGGGCGGCGGGCATGTCATGGCGGGCTCCGCACATCCGGCCCACGATGGGTGCTCCGGGGGGCCGCGCGCTCGGAAGCCCGACAGAAGGAGTGGCGATGCCTGCTGCCCTGCTCGTCCGCTGGGCGGCCCTCGTAGCGTCCCTCGCGAGCGTCGCCCTCCCGGTGTGCGTCGCGGCGAGCCCCGTCGGCCGGCCCTCCGGGAAGGAGCGGACAGTCTACTTCGTCCGACCCCTCGGACACCAGAGCCACGGCGAAGCCGAGGGCCGCTACGCGCCCCTGTCGATGCTCGTCGCCCCCACCATCGGCCTCCTCTCCAACACCACCGCCGCCGAGGGCGTCACCTCTGCCGTCGCCGGGGGCGCGCGGTACGTCGAGCGGAGCCACGTACTGCGGCTGCTGTCCGGTCGGTGGAAATACCTCCCCGTCGGCCGGACGGCGTCGGTCGTGGCGGCCCCGGAGGACCCGACGGCCCGTCTGCAGATCGCGGAGAGCCGCGACTGGCTGGCCGGCGGCCGGGTGCCCGGCGACTCGGCGGCCCGGCGCGCGACGGCCGAGCGGGCCCTCCTGGCCATGCGCGCCCTGCTGCGGCCGAACGGGGCCATGGCGGCGGGCTGGTCCCCCGGCTGGATGTACTCCTGGCCGCGCGACTCCAGCTTCGCCTCCGCCGCGTTCGCGCACACCGGCCACGACGCCGAGGCCTACCGGATCCTGCGCTACAGTGCCGCGACCCAGCGGGGGGACGGCACCTGGGACGCGCGGACGGAACTCGACGGATCCGGCCCCCCGGACAGCAGGCGGTGGCAGCTCGACGCCAACGGCTGGGTCCCCTGGGCCACCTGGCAGTGGTACCGGACGGCGCCTCTCGTCACTCGCCGCGCCCGGCTGACCGCCCTCTACCCGATGATCCGCAAGGCGGCCGACCGCTCGGCGGCCTCCCTCGGGCCGAACGGGCTGCCTCCGGCCTCCCCAGACTACTGGGAGGTGATGACGACCACCGCCAACATCGGTACGGCCGCACCCTTGTTGGCCGGACTCCGCGCCGCCGCGGACCTCGCCGACGCGCTGGACCGGCCCGGGGACGCGGCCCGCTGGTCCGGCGCCGCCGGGCGGCTCTCCAGCGGGATCTCCCGGACGTTCGCCCCGCTCGGCTATCAGCGCACCGTCGACGGACAGCACGGACGGGACAGCGCGGTGGCCTTCATGGCGCCCCCCTTCAACACGGCCCCGGCCGACCTGCCCCGGGCGCTGGACACCACGTACGAGGCGCTGCTGCTGCCCAACGGGGGGCTCACTCCCGGGAACGATCCGACCGCGCCCTGGGGTGCGAACGCCTGGACCCCCAGTACGTCGTTCTTCGCCCTCGCATGGGCGGGCACCGGGCAGCCCGCGAAGGCCCGTCAGGTCCTGGACTGGGTCCTCGCCAAGCGGAACCCGCTCGGGGAGCTGCCCGAGAAGGTGGACCGGGCGGGCAGGCCTTCATCGGTCGCACCACTGGGCTGGACGGCCTCGATCGTCGTCCTCACGTTGGTGGCCCTCGATGGCGGGGGGCTCCCGACACCACCCCCGGGGCCGTAACGAAAGGGGCCCGTAGCCCCTCAGCCCTTCAGTCCTTCAGTCCTTTCGGCCCCTCGGTCCTTTCGGCCCCTCGGTCCTTTCGGCCCCTCGGTCCTTTCGGCCCCTCGGTCCTTTCGGCCCCTCCCGCCTGCGGGCGCCGCCTCACTCGGGGTCCGTTCCGTCGCCCGGCGGCGGCGCGGTGCGCAG
Protein-coding sequences here:
- a CDS encoding DUF6056 family protein, giving the protein MSTASTEGNRRFVRGLLPVAGGSLVAAAGALIAVGCFLGLYLRPTSDDWCAAWKSRDLGVLGITHDFYATQNGRITNAFLSGLVYGDGLTGMKILPTAIAVAFTVGLVLLGIQFLRCLGVRPPVLLLFAASLAVQALIYYGGTRSYQVLLWAPATISHTVPSVIGVWALLLGIWTVRQPRAPVRAGGFAAAFLIGFAVGTLSESFSLVSGLLAACVGLLAVPRLGLARTWHPFTWCLLWCSGIVCGLIVLTTSPGARWRRAQQPAKESLLSSGELRGTYEDWLHMWDTVTGQWAYLGAAAVGLLLGLGAGLAAPVPAPGKRESGRAVPRRMLVALLLLPVLVVVLGSFAVVVGLRSGYGPTGWTYARTWTNYLVPMELALCAYGVLLGVWARRYLARRGIAGAALPAGIAVAAGLALVSLAVLVPSVKQLTTATVTRAVAWDAQNHRIRTEAAAGATDLGYRPLHIGSLAEPFFTSDYERDWVAACVSNWYGIERIHRL
- a CDS encoding methyltransferase domain-containing protein, translated to MALEPGTRLLVRAGGATPAARPDTAPDRPPVELARAAGSDPLFAGATRPSPALRPACDPLELPAGAVVLASCDGYPEQAFRIGTSAWGVRFLPQGLPLDPWGEQLLGRFATLVAARAEHTATRAFFTRRADAWEERFAYQTPVYEAAIARLRLAPGGRALDLGCGTGRAMPALRAQVGPRGQVLGVDLTPAMLAAAARHGRTRHGSLLAADCTRLSLACASVDGIFSAGLLDHLPDPTAALREWARVTAADGVLLLFHPSGRAERAARHGRSPGPDDLLAEGNLRRALETTGWQLEEYEDAAGHFLARAVPLG
- a CDS encoding TOBE domain-containing protein; this translates as MSLSIRNQIAGTVTAVTAGEAMASVKVRLVGGQDITAAITTDAVKDLGLAEGSSVKALVKATEVSLATGPVEGISIRNQIAGTVTDVATGGAMGSVKVSVEGGELTAAITKDAVEALGLASGTSVVALIKSTEISLAAS